In Deinococcus psychrotolerans, a genomic segment contains:
- a CDS encoding metallophosphoesterase — protein sequence MRVFAIADLHLAFVTPKPMTVFGAQWAGHPQAIFEQWRSIVRADDLVLLPGDLSWAMRLPDAVTDLAPVAELPGTKVLLRGNHDYWWPTISRLRSALPAGMFAVQNDALRFGEVGQGNIVVCGTRGWITPASEAFGPDDTKIYAREAERLRLSLQAARKLADDTTQTLLMLHYPPTGPQFAATAFTELIDEYRPDQVLYGHLHGLPLERSLQSWNGIPTHLVAADVLRFKPKLIVG from the coding sequence ATGCGTGTATTTGCCATCGCCGATCTGCACCTTGCCTTCGTGACGCCCAAACCGATGACGGTCTTCGGTGCGCAGTGGGCCGGGCATCCGCAGGCCATTTTCGAGCAGTGGCGCAGCATAGTCCGCGCAGACGACTTGGTGCTGCTGCCCGGCGATTTGTCGTGGGCCATGCGCCTGCCCGACGCCGTCACCGACCTCGCTCCGGTGGCCGAGCTACCCGGCACCAAAGTGCTGCTGCGCGGCAACCACGATTACTGGTGGCCCACCATCAGCCGCCTGCGCTCGGCGCTGCCCGCTGGCATGTTCGCGGTGCAAAACGACGCTCTGAGGTTCGGTGAAGTGGGTCAGGGCAACATCGTGGTGTGCGGCACACGCGGCTGGATCACTCCCGCCTCGGAAGCGTTCGGCCCCGACGACACCAAGATTTATGCCCGCGAAGCGGAGCGGTTGCGCCTCTCGCTACAAGCCGCCCGCAAACTCGCCGACGACACCACCCAGACGCTGCTGATGCTGCACTACCCGCCGACCGGCCCGCAGTTTGCCGCCACCGCTTTCACTGAGCTGATCGATGAGTACCGCCCCGACCAAGTGCTGTACGGCCACTTGCACGGCCTGCCCTTGGAGCGCAGTTTGCAAAGCTGGAACGGCATTCCCACGCACTTGGTGGCCGCAGACGTGCTGCGGTTTAAGCCCAAGCTGATTG